A genome region from Hymenobacter tibetensis includes the following:
- the atpC gene encoding ATP synthase F1 subunit epsilon yields the protein MHLEIITPDRKVFEGEVVSAQFPGSDGLFEVLNNHAPLISALKEGDVVLTSAAGRTAFHIEGGVVEVLRNNVIVLAEGASA from the coding sequence ATGCATTTAGAAATCATCACGCCAGACCGGAAAGTATTTGAGGGCGAGGTTGTGTCGGCACAGTTCCCGGGTTCTGATGGGTTGTTCGAGGTTCTCAACAATCACGCGCCGCTTATTTCGGCTCTGAAAGAAGGCGACGTTGTGCTGACTAGCGCAGCCGGTCGCACTGCCTTCCACATTGAAGGTGGCGTGGTAGAGGTTCTTCGCAACAACGTGATTGTGCTGGCTGAAGGCGCTTCGGCCTAG
- a CDS encoding trans-sulfuration enzyme family protein: MHIHPKITPIYQTSVFKFEDLNELELYFGEPGSRYLYSRNGNPNSDELADAVNLLEGGAGAVATGSGMAAIFAAIMTYCASGDHVLCAADIYGGSSALLNQELSRLGVGVTYVPFEVLAEDLTPYLEPRTRLLLCETISNPLLRVVDLRGAAQACHTHGLKLVVDNTFATPVLTRPFDYEADLVLHSVTKYISGHSDVTAGVVVARAAEDAARLKQIGVLFGLTLSPMESWLAVRGLKTLRLRVEAHCRNAEAIAKFLKQQPTVQAVHYPGLPDHPQHLLAANQGRALFGGMLSFQLEDEAEVVNQFMRAVKRFPFAPSLAGVDSSLSYPLGTSHRSLTQQQQLELGIRVGLVRLSVGIEPINELLADLEQAFAK; the protein is encoded by the coding sequence ATGCATATTCACCCCAAAATCACCCCCATCTACCAGACCTCTGTTTTCAAGTTTGAAGATCTGAATGAGTTGGAGCTGTACTTTGGAGAGCCAGGAAGCCGCTACCTCTATTCCCGTAATGGTAATCCTAATTCCGATGAATTAGCTGATGCGGTGAACTTGCTGGAGGGCGGGGCCGGCGCTGTAGCAACCGGTTCAGGAATGGCGGCCATTTTTGCGGCCATCATGACCTACTGCGCTTCCGGCGACCATGTGCTGTGCGCTGCGGACATCTACGGTGGGTCTTCAGCGCTGCTGAACCAGGAATTAAGCCGATTGGGCGTTGGCGTAACCTACGTGCCTTTTGAGGTCTTAGCTGAGGACTTAACACCTTATCTGGAACCCCGCACCCGATTACTACTTTGCGAAACCATTAGCAACCCGCTTCTGCGGGTGGTAGACCTACGCGGCGCAGCCCAAGCATGTCATACGCACGGCCTGAAGCTGGTTGTTGACAATACCTTTGCAACTCCTGTGCTCACGCGCCCTTTCGACTACGAGGCCGATTTGGTGCTGCACAGCGTTACGAAATATATTTCCGGGCACTCTGATGTGACAGCCGGCGTGGTAGTAGCTCGGGCCGCAGAGGACGCAGCACGCCTCAAGCAGATTGGTGTATTGTTCGGCCTTACGCTGAGCCCTATGGAAAGCTGGCTGGCCGTACGCGGCCTGAAAACGTTACGCTTGCGTGTGGAAGCACATTGCCGCAACGCGGAGGCTATTGCCAAGTTCCTGAAGCAGCAGCCAACTGTGCAAGCCGTGCATTATCCTGGCTTGCCAGACCACCCGCAACACCTATTGGCTGCCAACCAAGGCCGGGCATTATTTGGCGGTATGCTTTCCTTCCAGTTGGAAGACGAGGCCGAAGTGGTGAATCAGTTTATGCGAGCTGTAAAGCGTTTTCCTTTCGCTCCTTCCCTCGCCGGAGTAGATTCCTCTTTGTCTTATCCATTGGGTACTTCGCACCGCTCCCTCACCCAGCAGCAACAGCTCGAATTAGGTATTAGAGTGGGGCTTGTACGGCTGTCTGTTGGCATCGAACCAATCAACGAGCTATTAGCTGACTTAGAACAAGCTTTTGCTAAATAA
- a CDS encoding glycosyltransferase family 39 protein, translated as MLRTSKQMNVDFIERDILLASLNKNYQRILLTVIIIGAFLRVFHFFDNRSLWIDELYLNVNLIKMNFIDLLTKPMDYQQKAPLGYLWMTKLSVLLFGKGERALRLSSLVGGIASILLFVPVARFFLKPWSVIIAVGILAFGEPFVYYTTEAKQYGIELLASVLALYLFVKFQHRLEVKHLLLWGITGGILVWFSNSSIFVLAGIGIVVSCNLLLKGEWKSLFFKLIPFGMWLVSFALVYFLFLRNYADSGWLKDFFETGCNAFLPLFSPLSENIEWFAYTHYILLERNLGMLVKFGKNIVGPDIKDYSTVQTFFRLPFLPILLELVGVVALFRRNKYRLFILVVPIALTLVASAFKAYPFFERLIIFLAPLFILLISYGAQVTAEAFGRRNRNLVASILVLLLLFPPTWNAIRFTVAPDRLLKKEYNREAMLYVNDRYKEGDAVYVYWNVNHAYKYYKEAYNLKYDAVGRDDLRHATATKQEYYDKVRQQFGDLSDKKRIWIVHSPELRNNIGDYVSPHLRTPKWYYNENFSPGKELEKIAHEFGAAPIDSFHRQNISGHNIMVKLYVLNK; from the coding sequence ATGCTGCGCACTTCAAAGCAAATGAATGTTGATTTTATCGAACGAGACATATTGCTCGCTTCTTTAAATAAGAATTATCAACGAATATTATTAACCGTAATTATAATAGGAGCATTTTTAAGGGTGTTTCATTTTTTTGATAACAGATCTTTATGGATTGATGAGCTCTATCTGAATGTAAATCTGATAAAAATGAATTTTATAGATTTGCTTACTAAGCCAATGGATTACCAGCAAAAAGCACCGCTTGGTTATCTGTGGATGACTAAGCTTTCTGTTCTGTTATTTGGTAAAGGGGAAAGGGCATTGCGCTTGTCTTCATTGGTAGGTGGAATAGCTTCAATTTTATTGTTCGTGCCTGTTGCACGTTTCTTTCTAAAGCCATGGTCTGTTATAATAGCAGTTGGCATCCTCGCTTTTGGTGAGCCTTTCGTTTACTACACCACAGAAGCTAAGCAGTATGGTATTGAGCTGCTAGCTTCAGTACTGGCTTTATATCTCTTTGTGAAGTTTCAACATCGTTTAGAAGTTAAGCACCTTTTATTGTGGGGTATTACCGGTGGAATATTAGTATGGTTTTCTAATAGCTCGATATTTGTCTTAGCAGGAATAGGGATTGTGGTAAGTTGTAATCTGCTACTCAAAGGCGAATGGAAGAGCCTGTTTTTTAAGCTCATTCCTTTTGGTATGTGGCTAGTAAGCTTCGCTCTTGTATACTTTTTGTTTTTGCGTAATTATGCTGATTCTGGTTGGCTCAAAGATTTCTTTGAAACGGGTTGTAATGCTTTTCTGCCACTATTTTCTCCTTTATCAGAAAACATAGAATGGTTTGCTTATACGCATTATATCCTATTAGAGCGGAATCTTGGCATGTTAGTTAAATTCGGGAAGAATATAGTTGGACCTGATATAAAAGACTATTCCACTGTACAGACTTTTTTTAGATTGCCCTTCTTGCCAATTCTACTGGAGTTGGTAGGTGTTGTTGCTTTGTTCAGGAGAAACAAGTATCGTCTGTTCATACTTGTTGTACCTATAGCGTTAACGCTGGTTGCATCTGCGTTTAAGGCGTATCCTTTTTTTGAACGCCTTATTATTTTTCTTGCTCCACTATTTATTCTTCTTATTTCTTATGGTGCGCAAGTTACCGCTGAGGCTTTTGGCAGGCGAAATCGAAATCTAGTAGCCTCGATTTTAGTTCTGCTTTTATTGTTCCCGCCCACGTGGAACGCAATACGGTTCACTGTAGCACCCGACCGTCTGCTGAAAAAGGAGTATAACAGAGAAGCTATGCTTTATGTTAATGATCGGTATAAGGAGGGAGACGCTGTATATGTTTATTGGAACGTGAACCATGCATACAAGTATTATAAAGAAGCGTATAATCTTAAATATGATGCGGTAGGGCGTGACGATTTAAGGCATGCAACTGCTACTAAGCAGGAATATTACGATAAAGTACGTCAGCAATTCGGTGATTTAAGTGATAAAAAGAGAATTTGGATTGTTCATTCTCCGGAGTTAAGAAATAATATTGGCGACTATGTAAGTCCACATCTTCGTACACCAAAGTGGTATTACAATGAAAACTTTTCTCCGGGGAAAGAATTAGAAAAAATAGCGCACGAATTCGGTGCAGCTCCCATAGATAGTTTCCATAGGCAGAATATTAGTGGCCATAATATTATGGTTAAATTGTATGTCCTAAACAAGTGA
- a CDS encoding ThuA domain-containing protein, with protein sequence MLVFYKTSGFYHTSIPAGIKAIQQLGRDNNFRVDTTNDAGRFQLATLRKYKAVVFLSTTQNVLNPAQQTAFEQYIRLGRGFVGVHAATDTEYEWAWYNSLVGAYFNGHPAVQQATVNVVDSGHPATSFLPARWVRTDEWYNFRNLAPDLRVLATLDETSYSGGTNGTTHPIAWYHSYDGGRAFYTAGGHTDESYQEPLFLRHLLGGITYAIGK encoded by the coding sequence GTGCTTGTCTTTTACAAGACGAGCGGTTTCTACCACACCTCCATTCCAGCTGGTATCAAGGCCATTCAGCAGCTTGGGCGCGACAACAACTTTCGCGTTGATACCACCAATGATGCGGGGCGCTTCCAGCTTGCTACTTTACGGAAGTACAAGGCCGTGGTGTTCCTGAGCACAACCCAGAATGTGCTGAATCCGGCTCAGCAAACTGCATTCGAGCAGTACATCCGTTTGGGGAGAGGCTTTGTGGGGGTGCATGCCGCCACGGATACTGAGTATGAGTGGGCCTGGTACAACAGCTTGGTAGGAGCGTATTTCAATGGCCATCCTGCTGTGCAGCAGGCTACGGTAAATGTGGTCGACAGCGGCCATCCTGCCACAAGTTTCCTTCCGGCTCGGTGGGTACGCACGGATGAGTGGTACAACTTCCGTAATCTAGCGCCGGATTTGCGGGTGCTAGCGACGTTGGATGAAACCAGTTACTCGGGCGGTACCAATGGCACCACTCACCCGATTGCTTGGTACCACTCCTACGATGGTGGTCGTGCGTTTTACACTGCCGGCGGCCATACCGATGAAAGCTACCAAGAGCCTTTATTTCTGCGGCATTTGCTGGGTGGCATCACTTACGCAATAGGCAAATAA
- a CDS encoding DegT/DnrJ/EryC1/StrS family aminotransferase, protein MRSQDYDRLYLSPPHLGRHELNYLHKAIEDNWVAPIGPNLDGFERDICEYTGAHHCVALSSGTAAIHLGLILLGVGPGDTVLCPSFTFVATANPITYLGATPVFVDSETDTWNLCPERLREAIEDQLQQGRRPKALLVVHLYGMPAKLREILALAAEYNIPVLEDAAEALGSRHEGVPLGTFGAVGVFSFNGNKILTTSGGGVLVTNNAEWARKARHLATQARDVASHYQHSETGYNYRLSNLLAGIGRGQMELIEERVKKRREIHAWYREQLADVGGLRVAPVELAGNRSNRWLTTLLLDPTETSITPEQLRLHLETRNIESRPLWKPLHLQPLFAATPMYGGTVCADLFARGLCLPSGSAMTEVDLRRVTSAVHEIC, encoded by the coding sequence ATGCGCAGCCAGGATTACGATCGTCTTTATTTGTCTCCGCCCCACCTCGGCCGTCACGAACTGAATTACCTCCATAAAGCCATTGAGGACAACTGGGTGGCGCCTATTGGCCCCAACCTCGATGGTTTTGAACGAGACATCTGCGAGTACACCGGTGCCCACCATTGCGTAGCGCTTAGCTCAGGCACTGCCGCTATTCACTTAGGCTTGATTCTGTTGGGTGTTGGGCCGGGTGATACGGTGCTTTGCCCCTCGTTTACCTTCGTTGCAACCGCCAACCCTATCACTTACCTCGGGGCCACGCCAGTCTTCGTCGACAGCGAAACCGACACCTGGAATCTGTGCCCGGAGCGGCTGCGCGAAGCCATAGAAGACCAACTTCAACAAGGCCGCCGGCCAAAGGCGTTGCTCGTTGTGCACCTGTACGGCATGCCCGCAAAACTGCGTGAGATTCTGGCCCTGGCAGCGGAGTACAACATACCCGTGCTCGAAGATGCAGCCGAGGCGTTGGGCTCTCGCCACGAAGGGGTGCCCCTGGGCACATTTGGTGCAGTTGGCGTCTTCTCTTTCAACGGCAACAAAATTCTTACTACCAGCGGCGGCGGTGTGCTGGTCACCAACAATGCCGAGTGGGCGCGGAAAGCTCGGCACCTAGCTACCCAGGCCCGAGATGTTGCTTCTCACTACCAGCATTCCGAAACCGGCTACAATTACCGCCTCAGCAATCTGCTGGCGGGTATAGGTCGGGGCCAGATGGAGCTTATTGAAGAACGGGTGAAAAAGCGCCGTGAAATTCATGCGTGGTACCGGGAACAGCTAGCCGATGTGGGTGGCCTGCGCGTAGCACCTGTCGAGCTAGCCGGAAACCGCAGCAACCGCTGGCTTACCACACTCCTCCTCGACCCCACTGAAACCAGTATCACGCCCGAACAACTACGGCTCCACCTCGAAACGCGCAACATCGAAAGCCGGCCCCTGTGGAAGCCCCTCCATTTGCAGCCGCTTTTTGCCGCTACTCCTATGTACGGTGGCACCGTCTGCGCCGACTTGTTCGCCCGTGGCCTCTGCTTACCCTCTGGCTCAGCCATGACCGAAGTGGACCTACGCCGGGTAACCAGCGCGGTACATGAGATATGCTAG
- a CDS encoding acetyltransferase, with protein sequence MTSPLSLEKHMANTSPLRPLAIFGAGGLGREVLVLVHQINEQQPTWQLMGFYDDAQPEAGTLHGLPYLGAAADLNAVSEPLHVVVAMGNSRSRAAVVQRLTSRLLSFATLIHPGVPCAPYQNVQIGAGCIISQGCILTTDIVLGQHVLLNLGCTIGHDAVLEDFCSLMPHANVGGAAHLAQGVYLGTNATVINQVQVGAHTIVGAGAVAVRNLPANCTAVGVPAQAIKQQAL encoded by the coding sequence ATGACCTCCCCCCTTTCTCTTGAAAAGCACATGGCCAATACTTCGCCCCTGCGCCCGCTGGCTATTTTCGGCGCTGGTGGTCTAGGCCGGGAGGTGTTGGTATTGGTGCATCAGATAAACGAGCAGCAGCCCACCTGGCAGTTGATGGGCTTCTATGATGATGCACAACCGGAAGCTGGTACGCTACATGGCTTGCCTTATCTGGGCGCGGCCGCCGACCTAAATGCCGTTTCAGAACCGCTGCACGTGGTAGTGGCCATGGGCAACAGCCGAAGCCGGGCGGCGGTAGTACAGCGCTTAACCTCCCGGCTCCTATCCTTCGCTACCCTCATCCACCCAGGAGTGCCTTGTGCCCCTTACCAAAACGTACAGATTGGCGCAGGGTGCATCATCAGCCAGGGCTGCATTCTTACCACCGACATTGTGCTGGGTCAGCACGTGCTGCTCAATTTGGGCTGCACGATTGGGCATGACGCCGTGCTGGAGGACTTTTGCTCTCTGATGCCTCACGCCAACGTAGGTGGCGCCGCTCATCTGGCACAGGGGGTGTACCTAGGCACCAACGCCACGGTTATCAATCAGGTGCAGGTGGGAGCCCACACCATTGTGGGCGCCGGTGCCGTTGCGGTCCGTAACCTGCCCGCCAACTGCACTGCTGTGGGAGTACCTGCTCAAGCCATCAAGCAACAAGCACTGTAA
- a CDS encoding sugar transferase: MPHSADWYRRWGKRVLDVGLAFPLLLLAFPVLVVVAALLAIQNRGPWLFRQLRPGLHGQLFTLYKLQTMTTQDAHGHLLPDAQRLPRLGRWIRATSLDELPQLWNVLRGELSLVGPRPLLPEYLPLYSQAQARRHLVLPGLTGWAQINGRNAISWEQKFLYDVWYVDHASFGLDLRILLRTAVRVLGAHGITAPGQATNDRFRGSSSHSTDLSASHDLPPFS; the protein is encoded by the coding sequence ATGCCGCACTCCGCCGATTGGTACCGCCGCTGGGGCAAGCGCGTTCTGGACGTAGGGCTAGCTTTTCCGCTGTTGCTGCTTGCGTTTCCAGTGCTGGTGGTGGTGGCGGCGCTACTAGCTATCCAGAACAGAGGACCTTGGCTATTTCGGCAGTTGCGGCCCGGCCTGCATGGGCAGTTGTTTACGCTCTACAAACTCCAAACCATGACCACCCAGGACGCCCACGGCCACCTGCTGCCTGATGCGCAGCGGCTACCGCGCCTGGGGCGCTGGATACGTGCCACCTCGCTCGATGAATTGCCCCAGCTGTGGAATGTCCTGCGGGGAGAATTGAGTCTAGTAGGGCCCCGCCCCCTGTTGCCTGAGTACTTGCCGTTGTATTCTCAAGCGCAGGCGCGTCGCCACCTGGTGTTGCCGGGGCTTACCGGATGGGCGCAGATAAATGGCCGCAATGCCATCAGCTGGGAGCAGAAGTTTCTGTACGATGTATGGTATGTAGACCACGCCAGCTTCGGGCTCGACTTGCGCATCTTGCTTCGCACGGCCGTGCGCGTGTTGGGCGCGCACGGCATCACTGCCCCCGGCCAAGCCACAAACGACCGTTTCCGCGGCTCGTCGTCTCACTCCACCGACTTATCAGCGTCTCATGACCTCCCCCCTTTCTCTTGA
- the ispE gene encoding 4-(cytidine 5'-diphospho)-2-C-methyl-D-erythritol kinase: MRYICGMLVFPNAKLNLGLYVTGVRPDGFRNLESVFVPLPWCDALEVLPAADHAESTLTLTGIPIPGDPTTNLCYRAYELLRADFNLPPVRQHLHKVVPIGAGLGGGSADAAFALRALSELFELKLTSETLIGYARRLGSDCAFFVANKPVFAYEKGDVFEDISLDLTGTACKVVYPGLHISTAEAYARVQPQPPRHDLRSALSQPLETWRETVSNDFEDALTPTYPVLREIKQQLYAAGAAYASLSGSGSAVYGLFPGLELPPNLALPAEYLVWDGRL; the protein is encoded by the coding sequence ATGCGCTACATTTGCGGCATGCTCGTTTTTCCGAATGCCAAACTCAACCTCGGCCTCTACGTCACGGGCGTACGGCCCGATGGTTTTCGCAACCTTGAATCTGTGTTTGTGCCGCTTCCGTGGTGCGACGCGCTGGAGGTGTTGCCCGCCGCTGATCACGCAGAAAGCACCCTCACGCTTACCGGCATACCCATCCCCGGCGACCCAACAACCAACCTGTGTTATCGTGCTTACGAGCTACTACGCGCCGACTTCAACCTGCCGCCCGTACGGCAGCACTTACACAAAGTAGTGCCTATTGGGGCTGGCCTGGGCGGTGGTTCGGCCGATGCCGCGTTTGCCTTGCGAGCCTTGAGCGAGTTGTTTGAGTTGAAGCTGACCTCCGAAACCCTAATAGGCTACGCCCGCCGGCTCGGCTCCGACTGTGCCTTCTTCGTTGCCAACAAACCCGTCTTTGCTTACGAGAAAGGGGATGTATTCGAGGATATAAGCCTTGATCTGACGGGTACTGCCTGTAAAGTAGTGTATCCGGGCCTGCACATCAGCACGGCCGAAGCCTACGCCCGCGTACAACCCCAGCCACCCCGCCACGACTTGCGCTCAGCCTTAAGCCAGCCGCTGGAAACCTGGCGCGAAACCGTCAGCAACGACTTCGAAGATGCCCTAACGCCTACTTATCCTGTGCTCAGGGAAATTAAGCAGCAGCTGTATGCCGCTGGAGCCGCTTACGCTAGCCTGTCGGGCTCTGGTTCGGCAGTGTATGGGTTGTTTCCGGGCTTGGAGCTGCCGCCCAACTTGGCATTGCCAGCGGAATACTTGGTTTGGGATGGCCGACTGTAG
- a CDS encoding DMT family transporter, translated as MLKDYLRLHFIVLLWGFTAILGKLISVPPVELVFWRTLLATTGLGLLLAGRKMAWRIPPAEALRLLGVGALVAVHWITFFLAARLSSVSVCLAGMATLALWTSLLEPLLLWRRVRAYEVGLSMLTMVGLYLVSRAELDQLAGLLVAILSAGLSALFSVLNSQLVKRHTPLRLTFYEMGGACLSIVLFFPIYSRYFTEGHGLQLALYGYDWLWLGVLAGVCTVYAFSSSVELMKRLSAFVVNLTINLEPVYGILLAVLIFGTEEKMSVGFYLGTVVILFSVLIHPVIDQWNQRRTRQKEAAEVLV; from the coding sequence ATGCTAAAAGACTACCTCCGCCTGCATTTCATTGTGTTGCTCTGGGGCTTCACGGCTATCCTGGGCAAGCTCATTTCGGTGCCGCCGGTGGAGCTGGTGTTCTGGCGGACTCTCTTAGCCACTACTGGCTTGGGGCTACTGCTGGCCGGACGGAAGATGGCGTGGCGTATTCCGCCGGCCGAGGCATTGCGCTTGTTGGGAGTAGGCGCGCTGGTTGCGGTGCATTGGATTACGTTTTTCCTGGCCGCACGCTTGTCGTCGGTGAGTGTGTGTTTGGCTGGTATGGCTACGCTGGCCCTTTGGACCTCGTTGCTTGAGCCGCTCCTGCTGTGGCGGCGGGTACGCGCCTACGAGGTGGGGCTCAGTATGCTCACGATGGTGGGGCTGTACCTGGTGTCGAGGGCGGAACTAGACCAACTGGCGGGGTTGCTGGTGGCTATTCTGTCGGCGGGACTATCGGCGCTGTTTAGCGTGCTGAATTCTCAATTGGTGAAGCGACACACCCCGCTCCGGCTCACCTTCTACGAGATGGGCGGTGCCTGCCTTAGCATTGTGTTGTTCTTCCCCATCTACAGCCGGTACTTCACCGAAGGCCACGGCTTACAGCTGGCCCTTTACGGCTACGATTGGCTGTGGCTGGGCGTTTTGGCGGGCGTGTGCACGGTTTACGCCTTCTCGTCGTCGGTGGAACTGATGAAGCGGCTGTCGGCTTTCGTCGTGAATCTGACCATCAACCTGGAGCCCGTGTACGGCATCCTGTTGGCGGTTCTTATTTTCGGCACCGAAGAAAAAATGTCGGTTGGGTTTTACCTAGGCACGGTCGTGATTCTGTTTAGCGTGCTTATTCACCCCGTCATCGACCAGTGGAACCAACGCCGCACCCGGCAGAAAGAGGCTGCTGAGGTATTGGTGTAG
- a CDS encoding LptF/LptG family permease → MRILDKYILKKFLTAFFFTVVVLVMVICVIDFTEKNDDFLKHSLGVKQIMLEYYVNLFPYYANLLSPITVFIAVVFVTAQLAARTEIVAILASGVSFKRLLVPYIMGSTILAVITVGLTGWIIPYANKTRVDFERKYVKNPYVYKGRNVHIKIGPKSYAYMESYNNVNNVGYKFALETVDGTLLKRRLTAESITWDSTKRAWRLSPQLVRVINGPKETLLTLPQRDTTLNLYPKDFASTYRLSETLTLPELNRYIQQKIDRGASDTQIYLSDKYERYAYPYAMFILTIIGVIMSARKSRAGVGGQIALGFVLAFVFIIFVILSRNFAQVGDLNPMLAAWIPSIVFTCIGLVLYRVVPR, encoded by the coding sequence ATGCGCATTCTCGATAAATACATTCTCAAGAAATTTCTCACGGCCTTCTTCTTCACCGTGGTGGTGTTGGTGATGGTGATTTGCGTGATTGACTTCACCGAGAAGAACGACGACTTTCTTAAGCACAGCCTGGGGGTGAAGCAGATTATGCTGGAGTACTACGTGAACCTGTTTCCGTATTACGCCAACTTGCTCTCCCCTATTACCGTGTTTATTGCGGTGGTTTTCGTGACGGCGCAGCTAGCCGCCCGCACTGAAATTGTGGCCATTCTGGCTAGCGGCGTGAGTTTTAAGCGGCTGCTGGTGCCTTACATTATGGGCAGCACCATACTGGCCGTTATCACGGTGGGTTTGACCGGCTGGATCATTCCGTACGCCAACAAGACCCGGGTGGACTTCGAGCGCAAGTACGTTAAGAACCCCTATGTGTATAAGGGGCGCAACGTGCACATCAAAATCGGGCCGAAGAGCTACGCCTACATGGAGAGCTACAACAACGTGAACAACGTGGGCTACAAGTTTGCCCTGGAAACGGTGGATGGTACGCTGCTCAAACGCCGTCTTACGGCCGAATCCATTACCTGGGATTCCACCAAACGTGCTTGGCGCCTTTCGCCGCAGTTGGTTCGCGTCATCAACGGGCCTAAAGAAACCCTGCTTACCCTACCCCAGCGCGACACTACGCTCAACCTGTACCCCAAGGATTTTGCCAGCACCTACCGCCTAAGCGAAACCCTGACGCTGCCTGAACTGAACCGCTACATTCAGCAAAAGATTGACCGGGGCGCTTCCGACACGCAGATCTACCTCAGCGACAAGTACGAGCGGTACGCTTATCCCTACGCCATGTTCATCCTCACCATTATCGGGGTGATTATGAGTGCCCGAAAGTCGAGGGCTGGCGTAGGTGGGCAGATTGCGCTGGGCTTCGTGCTGGCCTTCGTGTTCATCATCTTCGTTATTCTGAGCCGTAACTTTGCGCAAGTCGGCGACCTGAACCCAATGCTGGCCGCCTGGATACCTAGTATCGTCTTCACCTGCATTGGGCTGGTGTTGTATCGGGTGGTACCGCGCTAG
- the tgt gene encoding tRNA guanosine(34) transglycosylase Tgt has product MTFDLVTNDPHTKARAGVVHTDHGAIETPIFMPVGTAGTVKAVQQRDLKDDVQAQIILGNTYHLYLRPGLDVLHKAGGLHKFNGWDRPILTDSGGYQVYSLSGTRKIKEEGVKFRSHIDGSQHLFSPEGVMDIQRTIGADIIMAFDECTPWPCEYDYARRSLDMTHRWLQRCIQRFDSTEGHYGYSQTLFPIVQGSTFKDLRIKSAEFIAEQQREGNAIGGLSVGEPAELMYEMTELVCDILPTDKPRYLMGVGTPANILENIALGVDMFDCVMPTRNARNGMLFTTQGIINISNKKWADDFEPIDAELGGYVSTFYSKAYVRHLFHSKEMLGPQIASIHNLTFYLWLVKQARQQILAGTFREWKEKMVVQVMTRL; this is encoded by the coding sequence ATGACTTTCGACCTCGTAACCAACGACCCTCATACTAAAGCCCGCGCCGGCGTAGTACACACCGACCACGGCGCCATAGAAACGCCTATTTTCATGCCCGTCGGGACGGCTGGCACCGTGAAGGCTGTGCAGCAGCGCGACCTGAAAGACGACGTGCAGGCCCAAATCATCCTGGGCAACACGTATCATCTGTACCTGCGCCCCGGCCTCGATGTACTGCACAAGGCTGGCGGCCTGCACAAGTTCAACGGGTGGGACCGGCCCATCCTCACCGACTCGGGAGGTTACCAAGTGTACTCGCTCAGCGGCACGCGCAAAATCAAGGAGGAAGGCGTGAAATTCCGCTCCCACATTGATGGTAGCCAGCACTTGTTTTCGCCGGAAGGCGTGATGGACATTCAGCGCACCATTGGGGCCGACATCATCATGGCCTTTGATGAGTGTACACCCTGGCCGTGCGAGTACGACTACGCCCGCCGCTCCCTCGACATGACCCACCGGTGGCTACAACGCTGCATTCAGCGCTTCGATAGCACCGAGGGCCACTACGGCTACTCCCAAACCCTGTTCCCAATTGTGCAGGGCAGTACGTTCAAAGACTTGCGCATCAAGTCAGCCGAGTTCATTGCCGAGCAACAGCGCGAAGGCAACGCCATTGGCGGCCTGAGCGTGGGCGAGCCCGCCGAGCTGATGTACGAGATGACCGAGCTGGTGTGCGACATTCTGCCTACAGACAAACCGCGCTACCTAATGGGCGTGGGTACGCCGGCCAATATTTTGGAGAACATAGCGTTGGGCGTGGATATGTTCGACTGCGTAATGCCCACCCGCAATGCCCGCAACGGCATGCTCTTCACCACGCAAGGCATCATCAACATCAGCAACAAGAAGTGGGCCGACGACTTCGAACCCATTGACGCTGAACTAGGTGGCTACGTTAGTACGTTCTATTCAAAAGCGTACGTGCGCCACCTGTTTCACAGCAAGGAAATGCTCGGTCCGCAAATTGCCTCCATCCACAACCTCACCTTCTACTTGTGGCTGGTGAAGCAAGCGCGCCAACAGATTCTGGCCGGCACTTTCCGCGAGTGGAAAGAGAAAATGGTGGTGCAAGTGATGACGCGCTTATAG